The genomic DNA AGCCCCCTAACCCTCAGTCCCTTTCCCCCCGATGGGGGGCAAGGGAAGTCGTTGCTCCACAGTCTTTTCCTGCCCCCTTCAGAGGGAAGGATGTCCAAAGGACAGGAAGGGGGCTGCGTAAAATAATCTCGACTTTTGCAATTGGCTCAGGCGAATCAAGGTTCAGACAAATTTTTAAGGCTTTTGGAGAATTATTGATGTCCTATAGGGGAGTAATCAACCGCTATCGGGAGTTTCTGCCGGTCAGCGATAAAACACCGGTCATTACCCTTCTTGAAGGGAACACGCCGCTTATACGGGCGGTGAATATTCCGCGGGCTATCGGGCTTTCCGCCGACATCTATTTCAAATATGAGGGGCTCAATCCCACCGGTTCGTTTAAAGACCGGGGGATGTGCATGGCGGTCTCCAAAGCGGCGGAGGAAAACTCGAAAGTGATCATGTGCGCCTCGACCGGCAACACATCGGCGTCCGCGGCTGCTTACGCGGCGCGGGCGAACATGAAGTGCATCGTCCTGGTCGAGGGCGGTGGAATAGCCCTCGGCAAGCTTGCCCAGGCCATGATCCAGGGCGCCGTTGTTTTGGAAATCGACGGCAATTTCGATCATGCGCTCAGGCTTGTCCGCGATATTACCGAGCGGCATCCCATCACCCTGGTGAATTCGGTGAATCCCTACCGCATCCAGGGGCAGAAAACCGCTTCCTTCGAGATAGTGGACCAGCTCGGAAAAGCCCCTGACTACCATTTTCTCCCGGTGGGCAACGCGGGGAACATCACCGCCTACTGGATGGGTTACAAGGAATATCGGGCTTCCGGGCGAAGCGCCGGACTTCCCAAAATGATGGGCTGGCAGGCCGAGGG from Candidatus Latescibacter sp. includes the following:
- the thrC gene encoding threonine synthase, translating into MSYRGVINRYREFLPVSDKTPVITLLEGNTPLIRAVNIPRAIGLSADIYFKYEGLNPTGSFKDRGMCMAVSKAAEENSKVIMCASTGNTSASAAAYAARANMKCIVLVEGGGIALGKLAQAMIQGAVVLEIDGNFDHALRLVRDITERHPITLVNSVNPYRIQGQKTASFEIVDQLGKAPDYHFLPVGNAGNITAYWMGYKEYRASGRSAGLPKMMGWQAEGAAPIVLGKPVDHPKTIATAIKIGNPASWKFAEQARDESGGVIDMVSDEEILESYSLLASKEGIFVEPASAASLAGVIKSNRRGIFQGGETIVCTLTGHGLKDPDRAVQYARPPLKVRADMESVMSVLKI